A genomic segment from Desertibacillus haloalkaliphilus encodes:
- a CDS encoding N-6 DNA methylase, which produces MGSTQFISAVWEGLDVIRGELFSETGFDLSLVSITLMYSEQIRHESTIHDEYLWSNIIQSGYGISARLQKATKEVEKSFPVLEGAFTFLDFTEIPDTVLYKFITTLNRYSLPDKNELGLVFKQILYRQMELQGMRGGEHISPPSITELIPQLLDIRSGSVYDGTAGSALLLQEAYEYATHKDSEVKLYGQEINKKAWAIGRLNLFVNGIRNFDYQLGNTLLDPIFKEGHGIKKFDYILMNFPFSIKKWGRKEVENELYGRFIYGLPSDTNADMAFVSHAIASLSENGKAALIVPHGVLFRGGAEGKIRENIIKADLIEAVIGLPSNLFSNTGIPVAILIINKKKEKERKGKIFFFDASEEFKKGRGRNELRNKDIEKIKEFYHEGIELESYSRFVKLENLEDDVLTIPRYFDVDQVDSAIGTFTVNSKEFKESSVPKKTLNDIASIYRGMNMPRKGSEDSSGEDYKVIQLTDVQDGQIQVDSLQKLKIKDKKKAEQYFIQEGDVLISSRGATVKIAIVPKLEEDIVLSHNFIALRPKVDINSYYIKGYLESPLGQYHLLSIQKGSAVKVLAMKEFENILIPIPSIEEQKLIGESFRKTDQLYSEAIRKAEEDRKCAYLKQYKLMGISKTINL; this is translated from the coding sequence GTGGGTAGTACTCAATTTATAAGTGCTGTTTGGGAAGGATTAGATGTAATACGAGGGGAACTATTTAGCGAAACAGGTTTCGACCTATCATTAGTAAGTATTACCCTTATGTATTCAGAACAGATTAGACATGAATCTACAATTCATGATGAATATCTATGGAGTAATATAATTCAAAGTGGCTATGGAATAAGTGCAAGGCTTCAAAAAGCAACAAAAGAGGTAGAGAAGTCCTTTCCAGTTCTAGAGGGAGCATTTACTTTTCTTGATTTTACTGAGATACCTGATACAGTTTTATATAAATTTATAACAACATTAAATAGATACTCTTTACCAGACAAAAACGAGCTTGGATTGGTTTTTAAGCAGATATTGTATCGCCAAATGGAGTTGCAAGGAATGCGAGGAGGAGAGCATATATCTCCGCCTTCAATTACAGAGTTAATCCCTCAATTATTAGATATACGTTCAGGAAGTGTTTATGATGGAACAGCTGGTTCGGCATTGTTATTGCAAGAAGCCTATGAGTATGCAACCCATAAAGATAGTGAAGTTAAACTTTATGGTCAAGAAATAAATAAAAAAGCATGGGCTATTGGACGCTTAAACCTATTTGTTAATGGTATCCGTAATTTTGATTATCAATTAGGAAATACACTATTAGATCCAATATTTAAAGAAGGTCACGGTATTAAGAAATTTGATTATATTTTGATGAATTTTCCATTTTCGATAAAGAAGTGGGGACGTAAAGAAGTAGAAAACGAGCTTTATGGTCGTTTTATATATGGCTTACCTAGTGATACAAATGCTGATATGGCTTTTGTATCTCATGCAATTGCATCACTTTCGGAAAATGGAAAAGCAGCACTAATTGTTCCACATGGTGTGTTATTTCGAGGAGGAGCTGAAGGTAAGATTCGTGAGAATATTATTAAAGCTGACTTGATAGAAGCTGTAATTGGATTACCATCTAATTTATTTTCAAATACAGGGATTCCAGTAGCAATTCTTATTATTAATAAAAAGAAAGAAAAAGAAAGAAAGGGTAAAATCTTCTTTTTTGATGCATCGGAGGAATTTAAAAAGGGACGTGGTCGAAACGAGCTGAGAAATAAGGATATTGAGAAAATCAAGGAGTTTTACCATGAGGGTATTGAATTAGAATCCTACAGTCGTTTTGTTAAACTAGAGAATCTAGAGGATGATGTACTTACTATCCCAAGGTATTTCGATGTTGATCAGGTAGATTCTGCAATTGGTACTTTCACTGTAAATAGTAAGGAATTTAAAGAATCATCTGTACCCAAAAAAACTCTAAATGATATTGCTTCTATATATCGGGGGATGAATATGCCAAGAAAAGGTAGTGAAGATTCGTCTGGAGAGGACTATAAAGTGATTCAATTAACCGATGTTCAAGATGGTCAGATTCAGGTGGATTCACTTCAAAAGTTGAAAATTAAAGATAAGAAAAAAGCTGAGCAGTATTTTATTCAAGAAGGGGATGTTCTAATCTCTTCTAGAGGTGCTACTGTGAAAATTGCTATTGTACCAAAATTAGAAGAAGATATTGTGCTATCTCATAATTTCATTGCTTTAAGGCCTAAGGTGGACATAAATTCTTATTATATAAAAGGGTATTTAGAAAGTCCTTTAGGGCAATATCATCTTCTATCAATCCAAAAAGGTTCAGCAGTAAAAGTTTTGGCTATGAAAGAGTTCGAAAATATTCTAATTCCAATACCTTCTATTGAGGAACAGAAGTTAATAGGAGAGTCTTTTCGAAAAACTGACCAATTGTATTCTGAGGCAATAAGAAAGGCTGAAGAAGATCGGAAATGTGCATATCTAAAGCAGTATAAATTGATGGGGATTAGTAAAACTATAAATTTGTAA
- a CDS encoding type I restriction-modification system subunit M, translating into MDNNTYNQIVSFIWGIADDCLRDVYVRGKYRDVILPMTVIRRLDAVLEPTKDAVLEMKEKLDAADIVNQTEALCNVASQSFVNSSPFTLKDLKSRSKQQQLKADFIEYLDGFSPNVQEILEKFRFRNQIDTMVEADILGAVIEKFVSPTINLSPKPVFDDNGDVRLPGLNNHTMGVIFEELIRRFNEENNEEAGEHFTPRDVVELMADITFLPIEDKIKDAPYIIYDGACGTGGMLTVADERLQELANEHDKNITTYLYGQEINPETYAITQADLLIKGESLQNDNVAFGSTLSNDGFPTYNFDFMLSNPPYGKSWKTDLDRLGGKKNISDPRFIVNHDGESEFKMVPRSSDGQMLFLANKLSKMKHDTELGSRIVEVHNGSSLFTGDAGSGESNLRRYIIENDWLEAIIALPENMFYNTGIYTYIWVVTNRKASHRKGKVQLINATELKSPLRKHLGNKSSELTQEIRKKISDLLIKFEQGEYSKIFDNREFGYHKITVERPLRLSVNFSKEIIQKFTLKCQEQKEETLVPVIEQLANKFQYTILKDYNLFLKELSKKAKSLNIKLNVKKLNFIKNNLAQVDETAEKVIKKIHKQEKSLESSLYGIFTTSIDGSQRFVEYEADSDLRDSEQIPLLYEGGIEQFFKEEVLTYAPDAWIEKSKTEIGYEISFTKHFYQPVKRRTLDEIESEIKSLEKETEGLLLDIIGGGVR; encoded by the coding sequence ATGGATAATAATACCTATAATCAAATTGTGAGTTTCATATGGGGAATTGCTGATGATTGCCTACGAGATGTATATGTACGTGGAAAGTATAGGGATGTTATTTTACCAATGACTGTAATTCGAAGATTGGATGCTGTCCTTGAACCTACTAAAGATGCGGTACTAGAAATGAAAGAAAAATTGGATGCAGCTGATATAGTAAATCAGACTGAAGCGCTTTGTAATGTGGCGAGCCAATCTTTTGTAAACTCGTCTCCTTTTACGTTAAAAGATTTAAAATCAAGATCGAAACAGCAACAGTTGAAAGCTGACTTTATTGAATATCTTGACGGATTCTCACCAAATGTTCAGGAAATACTAGAAAAGTTTAGGTTTCGAAATCAAATCGACACTATGGTGGAAGCTGATATACTAGGTGCAGTAATAGAAAAGTTTGTTAGTCCTACAATTAATCTGAGTCCAAAACCCGTATTTGATGATAATGGGGATGTGAGGCTTCCGGGACTAAATAACCATACAATGGGAGTTATCTTTGAAGAGCTAATACGTAGATTTAACGAAGAAAATAATGAAGAAGCTGGGGAGCACTTCACACCTCGTGATGTAGTAGAGCTAATGGCTGACATTACATTCTTACCAATAGAAGATAAAATCAAAGATGCACCATACATTATTTATGATGGTGCATGTGGAACTGGAGGGATGTTAACAGTCGCTGATGAAAGATTACAAGAATTAGCAAATGAGCATGATAAAAACATTACAACCTATTTGTATGGACAAGAAATAAATCCAGAAACCTATGCAATTACACAAGCCGATTTACTTATTAAGGGTGAGTCACTACAAAATGATAATGTGGCATTTGGTTCTACTTTATCCAATGATGGATTTCCGACTTATAACTTTGATTTTATGTTATCGAATCCTCCTTATGGTAAGAGTTGGAAGACCGATTTAGACCGTCTAGGTGGGAAAAAGAACATATCCGATCCACGCTTTATTGTGAATCACGATGGAGAATCTGAATTTAAAATGGTTCCACGTTCTAGTGATGGACAAATGTTATTCCTTGCTAATAAGCTCAGTAAAATGAAACATGATACTGAATTGGGAAGCCGTATTGTTGAAGTTCATAACGGATCTTCTTTATTTACTGGGGATGCAGGTTCAGGTGAAAGTAATTTAAGAAGATATATTATAGAAAATGATTGGCTTGAAGCCATAATAGCATTGCCTGAAAATATGTTTTACAACACAGGGATATACACATATATTTGGGTTGTGACAAATAGAAAGGCATCTCATCGAAAGGGTAAAGTCCAGTTAATTAATGCAACGGAGCTAAAGAGTCCTCTTAGGAAGCATTTGGGTAATAAAAGTAGTGAATTGACTCAAGAAATCCGGAAGAAGATCTCAGATTTGCTAATTAAGTTTGAACAAGGAGAGTATTCAAAGATTTTTGATAATAGAGAGTTTGGATACCATAAGATTACTGTCGAAAGACCTTTACGTTTAAGCGTGAATTTTTCAAAAGAAATTATTCAAAAATTTACTTTGAAATGTCAGGAGCAGAAAGAAGAGACTTTGGTTCCAGTGATAGAACAACTAGCTAATAAATTTCAGTACACTATTTTGAAAGATTATAACCTTTTCTTAAAAGAGTTATCAAAAAAAGCAAAGAGCTTAAACATAAAATTAAATGTCAAAAAGTTGAATTTTATTAAAAATAATTTAGCTCAAGTAGATGAAACTGCTGAAAAGGTTATAAAAAAAATACACAAGCAAGAAAAATCCTTAGAAAGTAGTCTATATGGAATATTTACAACTTCAATAGATGGAAGCCAGCGTTTTGTGGAATATGAGGCTGATAGTGACCTTAGGGATTCAGAGCAAATACCATTGTTATATGAAGGTGGAATTGAACAGTTTTTTAAAGAAGAAGTGTTAACATATGCACCTGATGCATGGATAGAGAAAAGTAAAACGGAAATTGGATACGAAATAAGTTTCACAAAACATTTTTATCAACCAGTAAAAAGAAGAACTTTAGATGAAATAGAAAGTGAAATTAAATCACTTGAAAAAGAAACTGAAGGGTTACTATTAGATATCATTGGGGGGGGAGTAAGGTGA
- a CDS encoding restriction endonuclease subunit S, protein MNNKLKPYNKYKYSKIPYNTHIPFDWMEYPFFAIANIKSVTNKVNEDLLSVFLDRGVIKYNETKGVQVHKPSQDLTNYQLVEPGNLVLNNQQAWRGSVGVSSHQGIVSPAYYVFDLSKLIEPEFGNYLFRDSVMVNQFALSSKGVGSIQRNIYYPSLKRAIVPIPPEKEQKKIAEFLNFKTSKIDRFIKIKTKLIQTLKEQKITLINDVITKGLNPEVKMKPSGIKWIGEIPENWDLKRGKQILRKLDRGISDNDEVVTCFRDGEVVLRSKRREDGFTVSFKEIGYQGVEKGDLVIHGMDGFAGAIGISKDKGKCSPVYNVCTNIVDLNLEYITFYLRMLAMNDVFLALATGIRERSCDLRWNKVANLVYIVPPKEEQDKIVDYINNQLSRINKTISKIENEIKLITEYRSRLISDVVTGQVNVSGIKLDNQM, encoded by the coding sequence GTGAATAATAAATTAAAACCATATAACAAATATAAATATTCAAAAATTCCTTATAATACGCATATTCCCTTTGATTGGATGGAATACCCGTTCTTTGCTATTGCCAACATTAAGTCAGTCACTAATAAGGTTAATGAAGATTTGTTATCTGTATTCTTAGATAGAGGTGTAATTAAATATAATGAAACCAAAGGTGTTCAAGTTCATAAACCAAGCCAAGACTTAACAAATTATCAATTGGTGGAACCTGGAAATCTTGTGTTAAACAATCAACAGGCTTGGCGTGGATCAGTCGGAGTATCAAGTCATCAAGGAATAGTAAGTCCAGCGTACTATGTATTTGATTTGTCTAAACTCATCGAACCGGAATTTGGTAACTATTTGTTTAGGGACTCTGTTATGGTAAATCAATTTGCTCTTTCATCTAAAGGAGTAGGAAGTATTCAAAGAAATATTTATTATCCGTCATTAAAAAGAGCAATAGTACCAATACCACCTGAAAAAGAGCAGAAAAAGATTGCTGAATTTCTAAATTTTAAAACATCTAAAATAGATAGATTTATTAAAATAAAAACTAAATTAATACAAACTCTAAAAGAACAAAAAATAACTTTGATAAATGATGTAATTACTAAAGGGCTAAATCCTGAAGTGAAAATGAAACCAAGTGGAATAAAGTGGATTGGTGAAATACCAGAAAATTGGGATTTAAAACGTGGAAAGCAGATTTTACGAAAACTTGACAGAGGTATATCTGATAATGATGAGGTTGTAACTTGCTTTAGAGATGGCGAGGTTGTGTTAAGGAGTAAGCGTAGAGAAGACGGATTCACTGTTTCATTTAAAGAAATTGGTTATCAAGGTGTTGAAAAAGGGGACTTAGTAATACACGGTATGGACGGCTTTGCAGGAGCCATTGGAATTTCAAAAGATAAGGGTAAATGTTCTCCAGTTTATAATGTTTGCACAAATATAGTTGACTTAAACTTAGAGTATATAACATTTTATTTGCGAATGTTAGCTATGAATGATGTTTTCTTAGCTTTAGCTACCGGAATAAGAGAACGTTCTTGTGATCTACGGTGGAATAAAGTGGCTAACTTAGTTTATATAGTACCTCCGAAAGAAGAACAAGACAAAATAGTTGATTATATCAATAATCAATTGTCTCGTATTAATAAAACGATATCCAAAATAGAAAATGAAATTAAACTAATAACAGAATATCGCAGTCGTCTTATTTCAGATGTCGTAACTGGTCAAGTTAATGTATCAGGTATTAAATTAGACAACCAAATGTAG
- a CDS encoding type I restriction endonuclease subunit R, with product MSTNTKESGLETLIVNYLVKNNGYEYGTSKDYNKDYAIDETRLLRFLKDTQPDKLEKLGVYKSEINKTKFLNRLQGEITKNGVIEVLRSGVKIYPVTLDLFYLTPSEANKKAKELYNKNIFSVTRQLNYSKDNSKLALDFAIFINGLPIITCELKNRLTKQNVEDAVYQYKTDRDPRELLFNFGRCMVHFAVDENEVKMCTKLDGKKSWFLPFNKGYNNGAGNPPNPDGIKTDYLWKQILVKDELTNIIENYSQIVEEKDTETKKKKRTQIFPRYHQLSAVKSLLAHVGEKGVGQKYLIQHSAGSGKSNSIAWLSHQLVALQKDGKDIFDSVIVVTDRVNLDKQIKNTIKNFMQVSNTVGHAESSGDLKKLLQDGKKIIVTIVHKFPFILDDIGNQHRKSNFAIIIDEAHSSQSGSMSAKMNIALSENYEENDDETFEDKIVKMIEGRKMITNASYFAFTATPKNKTLEMFGVPYPSDGKVKHKPFHVYTMKQAIQEGFIVDVLRNYTPIKSYYKLVKVVEDDPMFDKKKAQKKLRKYVEGNEKAISKKAEIMVDHFHEQVIAKGKIGGQARAMVVTSSIERAIQYYYAITDYLGKRKSQYKAIVAFSGEKEFGGKKLTESSINSFPSNEIEKKFKKDPYRILVVANKFQTGYDEPLLHTMYVDKVLTDIKAVQTLSRLNRAHPQKYDTFVLDFVNETETIQDSFSKYYQTTILSDETDPDKLNDLESDIRGYHVFTDHHIDNLVQLYIDGAERDKLDPILDVCVKNYEEELDEDEQVDFKSKAKAFTRTYGFLASILTYGNTDWEKLSIFLNFLISKLPTPKEEDLSKGVLEAIDLDSYRAEAQTKMSIVLEDSPEYEIDPAPTSGGGGKTDPEVDLLSNILTSFHDLFGNVQWNDEDQVKRYIASIPEVVSKDKDYQNAMKNSDKQNARIESEKALGRAVMNLMSDNMEIFKQYNDNDSFKKWLSDMVFTVTYNPEGEPFNDSPRIDN from the coding sequence ATGTCAACTAACACCAAAGAATCCGGACTAGAAACACTTATTGTAAATTATCTTGTTAAAAATAATGGTTATGAATATGGAACCAGTAAAGATTACAACAAAGATTATGCAATAGATGAAACGCGTTTGTTAAGATTCTTAAAAGACACTCAACCAGACAAACTTGAAAAATTAGGGGTTTACAAAAGTGAAATAAACAAGACTAAATTCTTGAATCGGTTACAAGGGGAAATTACAAAAAACGGTGTTATCGAAGTGCTAAGAAGTGGTGTTAAAATTTACCCTGTAACTTTGGATTTATTTTATCTAACACCTTCAGAAGCAAATAAAAAAGCGAAAGAATTATACAATAAGAATATTTTTAGCGTTACAAGACAGTTAAATTATTCTAAAGACAATTCCAAACTCGCACTTGATTTTGCAATATTTATTAACGGATTACCTATAATCACATGCGAGTTAAAAAATAGGTTAACAAAACAAAATGTTGAAGATGCAGTATATCAATATAAAACTGATAGGGACCCAAGAGAATTATTATTTAATTTTGGTAGATGTATGGTTCACTTTGCAGTTGATGAAAATGAAGTGAAAATGTGTACCAAGCTTGATGGGAAGAAATCTTGGTTTCTCCCCTTTAATAAGGGGTATAACAATGGAGCAGGAAATCCACCTAATCCAGACGGAATAAAAACTGATTATCTTTGGAAACAGATATTAGTAAAAGACGAACTTACTAATATTATAGAAAATTATTCCCAGATTGTTGAGGAAAAAGATACTGAAACTAAGAAGAAAAAGCGAACTCAAATATTTCCCCGATATCATCAATTATCTGCAGTAAAATCTTTATTAGCTCATGTCGGAGAAAAAGGTGTAGGGCAAAAGTATCTTATTCAACATAGTGCAGGTAGTGGAAAATCCAATTCAATTGCTTGGCTTAGTCATCAACTTGTTGCATTACAGAAAGATGGCAAAGATATCTTTGATTCTGTCATTGTAGTAACAGATAGAGTTAACCTAGATAAGCAAATTAAAAATACTATAAAGAACTTTATGCAAGTCTCTAATACTGTAGGGCATGCTGAAAGTTCTGGAGATTTAAAAAAGTTACTCCAAGATGGTAAGAAGATTATTGTTACTATTGTGCATAAATTCCCTTTTATTCTTGACGACATTGGCAATCAGCATAGAAAAAGTAACTTTGCTATTATCATTGATGAAGCTCATTCTAGTCAAAGTGGGAGTATGTCTGCCAAGATGAATATAGCTTTATCAGAAAACTACGAGGAAAATGATGATGAGACTTTTGAGGATAAGATAGTTAAGATGATTGAGGGCAGGAAGATGATAACTAATGCAAGCTATTTTGCATTTACTGCAACACCTAAAAATAAAACTTTAGAGATGTTTGGTGTTCCTTATCCATCTGATGGGAAGGTAAAACATAAACCTTTCCATGTATATACGATGAAACAGGCAATTCAAGAAGGTTTTATTGTTGATGTTTTAAGAAACTATACACCAATAAAGAGTTATTACAAGCTTGTTAAGGTTGTAGAAGATGACCCAATGTTTGATAAGAAGAAAGCTCAAAAGAAGCTTAGAAAGTATGTAGAAGGAAATGAAAAAGCTATAAGTAAAAAAGCTGAAATTATGGTAGACCACTTCCATGAACAGGTAATTGCAAAAGGAAAAATCGGTGGACAGGCTAGAGCGATGGTAGTTACTAGCAGTATCGAAAGGGCTATACAATATTATTATGCAATAACTGATTATCTAGGAAAGAGAAAGAGTCAGTACAAAGCAATTGTTGCTTTCTCTGGTGAAAAGGAGTTCGGAGGTAAGAAACTAACCGAAAGCTCGATTAACAGTTTTCCTAGTAATGAGATAGAGAAGAAGTTTAAGAAAGATCCTTATAGGATATTAGTCGTTGCTAATAAATTTCAAACAGGGTATGATGAGCCACTTCTTCATACCATGTATGTTGATAAAGTTTTAACGGATATAAAAGCAGTTCAGACATTATCTAGGTTGAATAGAGCACACCCACAAAAGTATGATACTTTTGTTTTGGATTTTGTTAATGAGACAGAAACTATTCAAGATTCCTTTTCGAAATATTATCAAACTACTATTTTATCTGACGAAACAGATCCTGATAAGTTGAATGATTTAGAAAGTGACATTAGGGGATATCACGTATTTACAGATCATCATATAGACAATTTAGTGCAGCTTTATATAGATGGAGCAGAGCGTGATAAACTTGATCCGATTTTGGATGTATGTGTTAAAAATTATGAAGAAGAACTTGATGAAGATGAACAAGTAGATTTTAAAAGCAAAGCAAAGGCATTTACACGAACTTATGGCTTTTTAGCATCTATACTAACGTATGGTAATACAGATTGGGAAAAGTTATCGATATTTTTAAATTTCCTAATTTCTAAACTACCTACACCGAAAGAGGAAGATTTATCTAAAGGTGTCCTTGAAGCGATTGATTTAGACAGTTATAGGGCTGAGGCTCAAACGAAAATGTCTATAGTACTAGAAGATTCACCAGAGTATGAAATTGATCCAGCTCCGACATCTGGCGGCGGTGGAAAAACTGACCCGGAGGTTGACTTATTAAGTAATATTCTTACAAGTTTTCATGATCTTTTTGGTAATGTTCAATGGAATGATGAGGACCAAGTAAAAAGATATATTGCTTCTATTCCTGAAGTTGTTTCGAAAGATAAGGATTACCAAAATGCAATGAAGAATTCAGACAAGCAGAACGCTAGGATTGAGAGTGAAAAGGCACTAGGTAGAGCTGTAATGAACCTTATGTCTGATAATATGGAAATCTTTAAACAGTATAATGATAATGATTCATTCAAAAAATGGTTATCAGACATGGTATTCACAGTAACCTATAATCCAGAGGGTGAACCATTTAATGATAGTCCTAGAATTGACAACTAA
- a CDS encoding YdbC family protein — MAELKYEIKETVAVLSESSKGWTKELNLISWNGREPKYDLRDWAPNHEKMGKGVTLTKDELDKLIEVLSELK; from the coding sequence ATGGCAGAATTGAAATATGAAATCAAAGAAACAGTAGCTGTCCTTTCAGAATCATCAAAAGGATGGACCAAAGAGTTAAATCTTATTAGCTGGAATGGTCGGGAACCTAAATACGATCTTAGGGATTGGGCTCCAAATCATGAAAAGATGGGTAAGGGAGTTACATTAACGAAAGATGAGCTAGATAAGTTAATAGAAGTATTAAGCGAATTGAAATAA
- the istB gene encoding IS21-like element helper ATPase IstB: MQGKIQEYAKRLKLSWIREHYREVQAANTEEYLLKLFEKEIEQREERKVNLLFKAATLPNVSGKPFDWKDIQLGQGLTQQSLLDGDFIEEKENMIFYGGVGAGKTYLSTLIGINAIQKSGKRVKFYTIASLANELLEANEKGTLNKLFKKIEKLDLLILDELGYIPLHKQGAELLFQVISLCYEKRSIIITTNLQFGQWNHVFGDPILTEAVVDRLIHHSHLVLFGGDSNRMKESFLLNSM; the protein is encoded by the coding sequence ATGCAGGGTAAGATCCAAGAGTATGCCAAGCGCTTAAAACTCAGCTGGATTCGTGAACACTATCGAGAGGTACAAGCCGCGAATACAGAAGAATATCTACTGAAGCTTTTTGAAAAAGAAATAGAACAGCGTGAGGAACGAAAGGTCAACCTTTTGTTCAAGGCGGCAACTTTGCCGAACGTATCTGGCAAACCTTTTGATTGGAAGGACATTCAGTTGGGACAGGGCCTGACTCAACAATCTCTATTGGACGGTGATTTTATTGAAGAGAAAGAAAACATGATATTTTACGGAGGTGTCGGTGCGGGAAAGACGTATCTATCCACGCTCATCGGCATCAATGCCATACAAAAGTCTGGAAAACGAGTGAAGTTCTATACGATTGCCTCCCTCGCTAACGAACTATTGGAGGCAAATGAAAAAGGGACACTCAATAAGCTGTTTAAGAAAATCGAGAAGCTTGATCTACTGATACTGGACGAACTGGGCTACATTCCCCTTCACAAACAAGGGGCAGAGCTGCTTTTTCAGGTTATATCACTCTGTTATGAAAAGCGGAGCATCATCATTACTACAAACCTCCAGTTTGGTCAGTGGAACCATGTCTTTGGAGATCCTATTTTGACTGAAGCCGTGGTGGATCGCCTGATTCACCACTCCCATTTAGTGCTCTTTGGAGGAGACAGCAACCGCATGAAAGAGTCATTCCTGTTAAATAGTATGTAA
- the istA gene encoding IS21 family transposase: MLEVDEIKYIRNEVNSKGYSYSDVARRTNTDYRTVKKYADLDEFQPEMKRKKAQPAPVMDPVKDLVDQWLKDDMKKKKKYRMTAKRIWQLLKKEVGFQGAERTVREYVSKRKQELLEESGDAALPLESKPGDAQVDFGEAPFKVKGKVVDLPYLVISFPYSNAFIVQVFKSENQDCFLEGLKRFFHYLQGVPRRIRFDNLSPAVKKVLPQGKRELTEGFKRFALHYGFEYEFCNPGAGNEKGHVEAMVKYVRNNFFLPERAVYQWDDLNRRLWAEVENDRNRPHYEKKVEIAKLFEEDKEALMYLPPREYSCVRYETLKADKYGYVLVDTKRYSSSPRFSNQKVLVGITYNRVDILSDTYEVIVSHVRLYGEESKSMNWQPYLSLMAKRPTALKYTAFYDQLPVKWQTYLDDCTLEEKKKALQLLSILLKDHSLETANKALEIASERCHPSSESIKQIFHQLIHGRGYRETMDLKSTVPIMPIAKRGMNQYDAVFFKEGRQA, translated from the coding sequence ATGTTAGAAGTGGACGAAATTAAGTATATCAGAAATGAAGTTAATTCAAAAGGTTATTCCTATTCGGACGTAGCTAGGAGAACAAATACCGATTACCGCACAGTGAAGAAATATGCGGATCTGGACGAATTCCAACCAGAAATGAAGAGGAAAAAGGCTCAGCCGGCTCCAGTAATGGATCCAGTTAAAGATCTGGTAGACCAATGGTTAAAAGATGATATGAAAAAGAAAAAGAAGTACCGAATGACTGCCAAACGTATTTGGCAATTGCTTAAGAAAGAAGTAGGTTTCCAAGGGGCGGAGCGAACCGTCAGAGAGTATGTCTCTAAACGAAAACAGGAATTACTAGAAGAAAGCGGTGACGCAGCTCTTCCGTTAGAATCAAAACCGGGAGATGCCCAGGTAGACTTTGGAGAAGCCCCATTTAAAGTAAAGGGGAAGGTTGTTGACCTACCGTATCTAGTAATCTCCTTTCCGTACAGTAACGCCTTCATAGTTCAGGTGTTTAAATCTGAGAACCAGGACTGTTTTCTCGAAGGTTTGAAACGTTTCTTCCACTACCTACAGGGGGTGCCAAGAAGGATTCGCTTTGATAATTTATCACCTGCTGTAAAAAAGGTCCTGCCTCAAGGGAAGCGTGAGCTGACGGAAGGCTTCAAGCGCTTTGCTTTACATTATGGATTCGAGTATGAATTTTGTAATCCAGGTGCAGGAAATGAAAAAGGCCACGTTGAGGCGATGGTTAAGTATGTGAGGAATAATTTCTTTCTACCAGAGCGAGCTGTATATCAATGGGATGACTTGAACCGCCGATTGTGGGCAGAAGTGGAAAATGATCGAAACCGACCTCATTACGAAAAGAAAGTAGAGATTGCCAAATTATTTGAAGAGGATAAAGAGGCGCTCATGTATTTACCGCCAAGGGAGTACTCTTGTGTACGCTATGAAACTCTGAAAGCAGATAAATACGGCTATGTTTTAGTAGATACGAAAAGGTATTCTTCTTCGCCTCGTTTTTCTAATCAAAAGGTTTTGGTTGGCATAACATATAACCGTGTGGATATCCTTTCGGATACGTATGAGGTGATTGTAAGCCATGTACGATTGTATGGTGAAGAATCCAAATCAATGAACTGGCAGCCCTATCTGTCCTTAATGGCAAAAAGGCCTACTGCGCTAAAGTACACGGCTTTTTATGATCAACTGCCTGTAAAATGGCAAACCTATCTAGACGATTGTACGCTGGAAGAAAAGAAAAAAGCACTTCAGTTACTTTCGATCCTGTTAAAAGACCATAGTCTGGAAACAGCCAATAAAGCATTAGAGATTGCTTCCGAGAGATGCCATCCTTCTTCGGAGTCCATAAAACAAATCTTCCATCAACTTATCCATGGACGTGGCTATAGGGAGACCATGGATTTGAAGAGCACCGTTCCAATCATGCCGATAGCCAAACGAGGGATGAATCAGTATGATGCCGTCTTCTTTAAAGAAGGGAGGCAGGCCTGA